From Thermoflavifilum aggregans, a single genomic window includes:
- a CDS encoding M1 family metallopeptidase yields MMRSFHWFTIFGTIAGSLAFTFAFAQQYDPYQAFAPGFYTQQGNPYRSADGAPGPQYWQNRADYTVHARFDTATLRLSGDVLIHYTNNSPDTLPFLCLELDQNYDRPAMLQQIERGELLPPDTSAGFIFYAVQSGGKDLHYLVNGTRMQVWLPQPLVPHQEIHLKITYAYHLLPRSGGDRSGYLDTRRGRIYEFSYWYPRMCVYDDLHGWNTLPFLGEGEFYMDYGNIDYTLTVPAGLLVVGSGALQNAGDILTPLELQRLEKARQSDQTVLIRQLNEPATRARRGEVSWHFRMENTRDAAWAMSSAFIWDAARILLPDGKSALAMSVYPEESAGDSAWGRATEYLKSAVEIFSRQWFPYPYPVAINVAGPVGGMEFPGITFDYWKEKGKDLWALLAHEIGHNWFPMIVGSDERRHAWMDEGFNTFIDVYASEIFHHGEYAPKRDGEYAPHGGNPADELIPFMTNPGVPPIITHADVIPPQYLHPVEYFKTAYGLVLLRELILGHQRFDSAFRIYIRRWAYKHPSPDDFFRTMENVSGEDLSWFWRGWFQHNWLLDQAIARVNYVQNDPSKGALLTLENLRQMVMPVVLKVTLQNGDTLRYRLPVEIWQQGAQYQVKLPTRVPIRQVEIDPDHQLPDVDRKNNVWTSEVNP; encoded by the coding sequence ATGATGCGGAGTTTCCATTGGTTTACCATTTTCGGTACGATTGCAGGTTCGCTGGCTTTTACTTTTGCCTTTGCCCAGCAGTATGATCCCTATCAGGCTTTTGCACCCGGATTCTATACCCAGCAAGGTAACCCGTACCGCTCGGCCGATGGTGCGCCCGGCCCGCAGTACTGGCAGAACAGAGCCGATTATACGGTGCATGCGCGTTTTGATACGGCCACCCTTCGGCTGTCGGGCGATGTGCTGATTCATTATACCAATAACAGCCCGGATACACTGCCATTTTTGTGCCTGGAACTGGATCAGAATTACGACCGGCCAGCCATGCTTCAGCAAATTGAACGCGGGGAATTGCTACCGCCCGACACCAGTGCTGGATTTATTTTTTATGCAGTGCAATCGGGCGGAAAGGATTTGCATTATCTGGTAAATGGTACCCGCATGCAGGTGTGGCTCCCGCAGCCACTAGTCCCTCATCAGGAAATCCACCTGAAGATAACCTATGCATATCATCTGCTTCCGCGCAGTGGTGGCGATCGTTCGGGATATCTGGACACCCGGCGGGGACGTATTTATGAATTTTCTTACTGGTATCCCCGCATGTGTGTATATGATGATCTGCATGGCTGGAATACCTTGCCTTTTCTGGGTGAAGGGGAATTTTACATGGATTACGGAAACATTGACTACACCCTCACGGTACCTGCCGGCCTGCTGGTGGTGGGTTCCGGAGCTTTGCAAAATGCAGGGGATATCCTCACACCGTTGGAACTGCAACGCCTGGAAAAAGCCAGGCAAAGCGATCAGACGGTGCTTATCCGTCAGCTAAATGAACCCGCCACTCGGGCACGTAGGGGAGAAGTAAGCTGGCATTTCCGCATGGAAAATACACGCGATGCAGCCTGGGCTATGTCATCGGCCTTTATCTGGGATGCAGCTCGTATTCTTTTACCCGATGGCAAATCGGCGCTGGCCATGAGTGTATATCCCGAGGAAAGTGCGGGCGACAGCGCATGGGGGCGCGCCACGGAGTACCTGAAGAGCGCAGTGGAAATCTTTTCCCGGCAATGGTTCCCCTATCCTTATCCGGTAGCCATCAATGTGGCCGGACCGGTAGGCGGCATGGAATTTCCGGGTATTACGTTTGATTACTGGAAAGAAAAGGGAAAAGATCTATGGGCTTTGCTGGCACATGAAATAGGCCATAACTGGTTCCCCATGATTGTAGGTAGCGATGAGCGCCGCCATGCGTGGATGGACGAGGGGTTCAACACATTTATTGATGTATATGCTTCCGAAATCTTTCATCATGGCGAATATGCGCCTAAGCGCGATGGGGAATATGCCCCCCACGGAGGCAATCCGGCCGATGAACTGATTCCGTTTATGACAAATCCCGGTGTACCGCCCATCATCACCCATGCCGATGTGATTCCTCCCCAATACCTGCATCCGGTTGAATATTTCAAAACTGCATACGGGCTGGTGCTCTTGCGTGAACTGATTCTGGGACATCAGCGGTTTGATTCTGCTTTTCGCATCTACATCCGACGTTGGGCCTATAAGCATCCTTCGCCTGATGATTTTTTCCGGACTATGGAAAATGTGTCGGGCGAAGATTTAAGCTGGTTCTGGCGAGGCTGGTTTCAGCACAACTGGCTGCTTGATCAGGCCATTGCCCGGGTAAATTATGTACAAAATGATCCATCAAAGGGAGCTTTGCTTACCCTGGAAAACCTCCGGCAAATGGTCATGCCAGTGGTGCTAAAAGTTACCCTGCAAAACGGCGATACCCTGCGCTATCGTTTGCCGGTGGAAATCTGGCAACAGGGGGCACAATATCAGGTAAAGCTTCCCACCCGTGTGCCTATCCGACAGGTGGAGATTGATCCCGATCACCAGCTTCCGGATGTGGATAGGAAGAATAATGTGTGGACATCTGAAGTCAATCCATAA
- the katG gene encoding catalase/peroxidase HPI — MENNKTTAAKCPFSGAVQQNGFKLGGTKNSDWWPNRLDLGMLRQNSELSNPLDKGFDYRKAFLSLDYEGLKKDLRELMTQSQDWWPADFGHYGGLFIRMAWHSAGTYRIWDGRGGSRKGLQRFAPLNSWPDNANLDKARRLLWPIKQKYGQKISWADLMILAGNVALESMGFKPFGFSGGREDVWEPDQSVYWGSETQWLTDDHRYHRDGNGLSHPEELETPLAAVEMGLIYVNPEGPNRKPDPVAAAKDIRESFRRMAMNDEETVALIAGGHTFGKTHGAGDPSLLGPEPEAADVEHQGLGWISRHKSGKGPDTITGGPEVIWTTQPTRWTYDFFKHLFEYEWELTQSPAGAWQWVAKNAEPIIPDPFDPSQKRLPTMLTTDLALRFDPEYEKISRHFYENPKAFEDAFARAWFKLTHRDMGPKTRYIGPEAPQEDLIWQDPIPAVNHQLVDEHDIQQLKQQLLQSGLSVSDLVTTAWASASTYRDSDKRGGANGARIRLEPQRNWPVNNPEKLSRVLAKLEQIQQDFNARQQNGKRISLADLIVLGGCAAIEKAAQDAGFSITVPFTPGRMDALQEQTDVESFSYLEPFADGFRNYIKQITHVPAEFLLVDKAQLLTLTVPEMTVLIGGMRALQANYDGSDWGVLTDRPGQLTNDFFVNLLDMRYSWHPLDEHKYNFEIRDRKTGERKWRATRVDLIFGSHSELRAVAEVYASEDGKEKFVRDFVKAWHKVMELDRFDLHP; from the coding sequence ATGGAAAACAACAAAACAACCGCAGCCAAATGTCCGTTCAGCGGCGCTGTGCAACAGAATGGATTTAAATTGGGCGGAACCAAAAACTCAGACTGGTGGCCTAACCGGTTGGATCTGGGCATGCTCAGGCAAAACAGCGAACTATCCAACCCGCTCGACAAAGGTTTTGATTACCGGAAAGCCTTCCTCTCGCTCGATTATGAGGGATTGAAAAAGGATTTGCGTGAACTGATGACACAATCGCAGGATTGGTGGCCGGCCGATTTCGGACATTACGGAGGCTTGTTCATCCGCATGGCATGGCATAGTGCCGGCACCTATCGCATCTGGGATGGCCGGGGCGGCTCCCGCAAAGGCCTGCAGCGTTTTGCTCCCCTCAACAGCTGGCCCGACAATGCCAACCTGGATAAGGCCCGTCGCCTGCTATGGCCCATCAAACAGAAATACGGACAAAAAATTTCTTGGGCAGACCTGATGATTCTGGCCGGCAATGTAGCCCTTGAATCCATGGGCTTTAAACCCTTTGGCTTCTCCGGCGGCCGGGAAGATGTATGGGAACCCGATCAGAGCGTATACTGGGGTTCAGAAACCCAATGGTTAACGGACGATCACCGCTATCATCGGGATGGGAACGGATTGAGTCACCCCGAAGAGCTGGAAACTCCCTTGGCCGCTGTGGAAATGGGTTTGATCTATGTAAATCCAGAAGGTCCCAACCGCAAACCCGATCCAGTGGCCGCTGCAAAAGATATACGTGAATCATTCAGGCGCATGGCTATGAACGATGAAGAAACCGTAGCCCTGATTGCAGGCGGACATACCTTCGGGAAAACCCATGGTGCAGGCGATCCCAGCCTGCTGGGACCCGAACCGGAAGCTGCTGATGTGGAACATCAGGGCCTGGGCTGGATCAGCCGCCACAAGAGCGGAAAAGGACCTGACACTATCACCGGCGGCCCGGAAGTGATCTGGACAACCCAACCTACCCGGTGGACGTACGACTTCTTCAAACATCTTTTTGAATATGAATGGGAGCTGACTCAAAGCCCTGCAGGTGCTTGGCAATGGGTTGCCAAAAATGCCGAACCGATCATTCCGGATCCTTTCGATCCATCTCAAAAACGCCTGCCTACCATGCTTACCACCGATCTGGCTCTGCGTTTCGATCCGGAATATGAAAAAATATCCCGTCATTTTTACGAAAACCCAAAGGCTTTTGAGGATGCTTTTGCACGTGCCTGGTTTAAACTCACCCATCGCGACATGGGTCCCAAAACCCGCTACATCGGGCCGGAAGCGCCTCAGGAAGATCTGATCTGGCAGGATCCCATACCGGCAGTCAATCATCAGCTGGTGGATGAGCACGATATCCAACAGTTGAAACAACAGCTGCTGCAAAGCGGATTGTCGGTCTCCGATCTAGTTACCACAGCATGGGCTTCTGCATCCACCTATCGCGATTCCGATAAGCGCGGAGGCGCCAACGGCGCGCGCATTCGGCTGGAACCCCAACGCAACTGGCCGGTGAACAACCCCGAAAAGCTTTCCCGGGTTCTGGCTAAGCTGGAACAGATTCAGCAGGATTTCAACGCCCGCCAACAGAACGGCAAACGCATCTCCCTGGCCGATCTGATTGTATTGGGTGGATGTGCCGCCATCGAAAAAGCTGCGCAGGATGCAGGCTTTTCCATCACCGTGCCGTTTACACCCGGCCGCATGGATGCACTGCAGGAACAAACCGACGTGGAATCGTTCTCCTATCTGGAACCCTTTGCCGATGGCTTCCGTAACTATATCAAACAAATCACCCATGTGCCGGCCGAGTTTCTGCTGGTAGATAAAGCCCAGTTGCTTACACTTACCGTACCGGAAATGACGGTGCTCATCGGCGGTATGCGCGCCCTCCAGGCCAACTACGATGGTTCAGACTGGGGCGTGTTGACCGACCGACCGGGCCAGCTCACCAACGACTTCTTTGTGAACCTCCTCGATATGCGCTATAGCTGGCATCCGCTCGATGAACACAAATACAACTTTGAAATCCGGGATCGGAAAACGGGTGAACGTAAATGGAGGGCAACCCGTGTGGATCTGATTTTTGGCTCCCATTCCGAACTGCGGGCCGTGGCCGAAGTGTATGCCAGCGAAGATGGAAAGGAAAAATTCGTGCGTGATTTTGTGAAGGCCTGGCATAAGGTAATGGAGCTCGACCGCTTTGACCTGCATCCGTAA